GTATGAAAATGCAATCCACTAATCCCATCTAAACCATATTTTTTGATACCCTTTTTGAATTCTTTTGGCGTAATCCCTAAGCGCGAGCCTTCCACGCAAGGATTATAAATTGCTGGAGTAACTTCACTATATTTTGGATTTACGCGCAAGCCTACTTCAATCTTGGCAAGCCCTTTGCGCTCTCTTAGAGAATTTTGCGTATCAATTAAATCCTTAAAAGTTTGCCATTGAATAAAGGAATTAAAAATAATATGGTTAGAGATTTGCACAAGCTCACGCATCTCTTCAAGCTTATAAGAAGGGCTAAACACCGTTACTTCCTTACCAAACTCCTCATAACCAAGCCTTGCTTCATAGATTCCACTTGCTGTTACCCCACTTAAATATTGCTTTGCTAAATCAAAGCTTCTCCACAGCGCATAGCCTTTAAGCGCTAGCAATATCTTAGCTCCGCTACGCTTTTGCACGGAATCTAAAAGTTGTAAGTTTTTCTCAAATTTCTCTTCTTCAAGCACATAGCAAGGGCTTGGAATATCCTTGAAACATTGTGGATAATTTCGCACTAAAGAGCTAGGGCGTGGCGTTTTTTTTAGATTCCGTATTTGCTGTTGCATACTTGACCTTTGGTGTATTTTTGACAAATTCTAGCAAATCCTTGCTTGTGTAAAGATTTTTTGGAATCTTTTTTAAACAAATCTTAAAAATCTCTAAAGCCGTTTTGGAATCTTGCAAAGCGCGATGTAAATTTTGATGATTAATCCCTAAAAACTCATTTAAAAAACCTAAAGAATAACGCGGTGCTTGCAATACTCTTTGTGCAAGTTTAATGGTGCAAAGGCGTGGATTATACAAATACCCAAACCCACATTTTTCTAGCGATTGGCTAAGAAAGTTATAGTCAAAATCCACATTATGCGCCACAAAAATACTATCACCTAAAAAGAGTTTAAATTTCTCTAGCACACTTGCAAGCTTTGGGGCGTTTTCTAGCATTTGTGCGTTGATTCCTGTGATTTTTGTGATATATTCTGGAATCTCAGCATTAAACACAAAGGATTCAAAGCAATCAACAACTTTTCCATTACGCACTTTTAATGTGCCAATTTCAATAGGTGTATGCACACAAGGATTATGCCCATTTGTTTCGATATCCACAATACAAAATGTTTCTTGCGCAATGGGCGTAATTTTTGGGCGAAAATAGATATTTTTATGCGCAATTTCAATAGGGATTCCGCTATTTTTAAAAATCTCTAGCTCACTCTCCACATCACCAAATAGCCCAGCCACAGGCGATAGCAAAGTTAAAAGTTCATTTTTGCTTAAATGGCGTTTATTAAGAATTGCAAGGATTTTATCATAGCGTTTTGGCATAAAATTCCATTTTTAAGAAAGTTTAAATGTAGAATTGTAGCAAAATGCTTTGTATCCATAAAACTTATGGCTTTTGCTATCAGCATTTATTGCGCCCTGCACCATATTTAGCTTCCATTGCTTCTTTAAAAAATTCCTTTTGAGATTTTGGAATCTTATCTGGATGATTTTTCTTAAAATGCTCTAAGTATTTATCATAACTTGGCATTCCAACAAGCAAATGAAAAAAACGATCGGAACGCTGATAAAGCTTGTATAGACTAGAGAAAATCTTATCTCTCAGCCTATAATGCTTTTTATCCGTGTGTTGCAACCTGTCCTTCATAATCGCTAGCCTTTAAATAAGGGGATTCTGCAAGTGGAATCGTATTTTCACCCTTTGTGCATTGAATGCAAATTCTAATGGTTTGGATTAAAATCAAGCAAGTCACAAACATAAAAAACGCACACAAACTTGCGTTAATTAAATTATTTGTAGCAATGGTTGCAAATTTTTCCGCCAAGACTGGATCTACCGCTTCTACTGCTTTAGCGCTATTAATTTGCCAAAGCGCAATATGGCTTACCGCATCGTGAATTTTCTCGCCATTTGCAGGAAGCAACTTTAAAATTCCTGCATAAAGCGTTGAGATTAAAACCCAAGCAGCAGGCAAAATCACAACCCACGCTTGCTTGCTTTTGCCCATTTTAAAAAGCACTGCAACTACAAGCAATAATGCCATTCCCGCAAGCATTTGATTGGATACACCAAAGAGCGTCCAAAGTGATTTCACACCACCTTGTGGATCTGTTACCCCTTGATAAAGAATGTATCCCCAGCCTATAACACAAATCAAAGTCGCAATCACTCCCCAAAACATTGAATGGATATTGCCAATAGGTTTATACACATTTCCTAGCACATCTTGCACCATAAAACGCCCTGCTCTAGTTCCAGCATCAACTGCAGTTAAAATAAACAATGCTTCAAACAAAATCGCGAAATGATACCAAAACGCCATAGAACCTTGATTAAAGAGCGGAATCTCAGAAATAATCATTGCTAAACCAATGGCAAAGGTAGGCGCACCACCTGTTCGGCTTAAAATGCTATTTTCACCAATATTATTTGCCATTCCTAAAATCTCTTCTGGAGTAATTACAAAGCCAAAATTATTAATCGTTTGTGCCGCTATCGCTGCTGCTTGTGTAACATCAGTGATTCCTGCTGTGCCAAGCCCAGCAGGTGCAACATTGATAGAAAAATACAATCCCGGAGTTAAAATACAAGCTGCAATTAATGCCATAACTGCAACTGCAGATTCCATCACCATTGAACCATATCCTACCATTCTAGCGTGCGATTCTTTTTCTAACATTTTTGGTGTAGTTCCACTAGAAATTAACGCGTGAAATCCACTAATCGCCCCACAAGCAATGGTAATAAATAAAAATGGAAAAAGTTGCCCACTAAATACAGGACCGCTTCCATCTACAAATTTTGTTGTAGCTGGGAATTGAATATCAGGTGCTACAAATAAGATTCCAGCTGCCATTAATACAATCACACCAATCTTTAAAAATGTGCTTAAATAATCACGAGGCGCAAGCAAGAACCAAACCGGCAATATTGCTGCAATAAAGCCATATCCAATCATAATGTAAGTAAGTGTTACAGGGCTTAGAGTAAAAATTTCTGCAAGTGCTGGATTTTCTGCCACTACTTGCCCATAATAAAGAGAAAGTATTAACAAAACAAAACCAATGATACTTGCTTCACCAATCTTGCCCGGACGCAAAAAGCGCATATGAATTCCCATATAAATTGCAATAGGAATCGTCATAGCAATTGTAAATAATCCCCAAGGCGATTCTGCCAAAGCATTAACAACAACCAAAGCCAAAATTGCAATAATAAGCATCATAATGCCTAAGATTCCAACCATTGCAATGCTTCCTACGCCTTTGCCAAGCTCTAGCTTAATAATTTCCCCTAAAGATTTTCCATTTCTACGCATAGATACAAATAAAACAGTGAAATCATGCACCGCTCCAGCTAAAACCACTCCAACAACAATCCAAATCATACTTGGCAAATAACCCATTTGCGCTGCAAGAATAGGACCAACAAGCGGACCAGCACCAGCAATAGCTGCAAAATGATGTCCAAATAGCACAACTTTATTTGTTGGCACAAAATCACGCCCATCATTTTGCGTTAAAGCAGGAGTTGCGCGATTATCATCTAATCCTAGCACTTTTTGTGCTATATACTTTGAATAGAAACGATAACCAATTGCATAAATACAAACTGCTGCAACAACAATCCAAACAGCAGAAATTTGCTCCCCTTTATGTAGGGCAAGCACACCAAAGCCCCACGCACCAATAAAGGCAACAATTGCCCATATCACCATACTTAAAATTTTATTCATAAAACTCCCTTGAAATTAACTTAAAAAATAAGTGTGGCTATTATATATTTTTATTTTGCAATAACAGGGCAAAAAGTAAAATTTAGACAATTTTGTGTTTCTTTTTGAAAATTTTATTTAAATAATGTTTATTTTTTACTCAAATTTCTGCAGAATACAACCCCTAAAACACTCCAAGAAATCTTAGAAACGCTTGTAATTGTGGATAAACTCCACAAGAGCAATAGCATTCTCACGCGGTAAATCTGGTAACATTCCGTGCCCCAAGTTAAAAATATGCGCACTTCCTTGCATAAGATCTAAAATCTCTTTTGCGCCCTTTAACATAGAATCTTTTGCATAAATTCTACAAGGTTCTAAATTCCCCTGCAAGACATACTTGCTACCTAGTTTTTCTTTTGCCGAGCTTAAAGGCGTGCTCCAATCTACACCAAAAACATCAAAATTCCCATCAATTCTATCTAAAAATCCAGAGATTCCCTTAGGAAATAAAATCACGGGAATATGTGGATATTTATCCTTAATAAAATCTGCAATTTCTTTGCAATACTTCCAGCCAAATTCCAAATAAGCATCTTGCTCTAATGCGCTAGCCCAAGAATCAAAAACCATCACAGCATTAACGCCTGCTTTAATTTGATATTCCAAATAATACTTTAAATTATATGTAATTTTCTGTAAAATTTCGTGTAAGAATTTAGGATTTTGATAAAGCATTTTTTTTGACTTTACATAAGTTTTACTGCCTTCTCCTTCAATCATATAAGTAGCAAGTGTCCAAGGCGCGCCACAAAATCCAATTAATGCCTTATCCTTAGCCAATTTTTGACGCGTTAAAGAGATAGTTTCATAGACATAACTAAGCTTTTCATAAGCATTATCACTAAGCTTTATTAAGTCTTGTGTGCTACTAATAGGGTTTGCAAACTTCGGACCTTCCCCTGCAAAAAATCCTAAATCCATTCCCATTTCAAGAGGAATTACCAAAATATCACTAAATAAAATCGCTGCATCAACATTTAAAATCTCCACAGGCTGTAAAGTAACTTCTGAAGCAAGTTTTGGATTCTTACAAAGGGAGAGAAAATCCCCTGCTTGTTTGCGCACTTCTTTGTATTCACTCAAATACCTCCCAGCTTGACGCATAAACCAAACAGGCGTATAAGGTGTGTGTTTTTTAAAGCAAGCATCAATAAAAACCATCATTTTCCTTTATTTA
The Helicobacter winghamensis ATCC BAA-430 DNA segment above includes these coding regions:
- the kcuS gene encoding KCU-star family selenoprotein encodes the protein MRDKIFSSLYKLYQRSDRFFHLLVGMPSYDKYLEHFKKNHPDKIPKSQKEFFKEAMEAKYGAGRNKC
- a CDS encoding 3'-5' exonuclease, producing MPKRYDKILAILNKRHLSKNELLTLLSPVAGLFGDVESELEIFKNSGIPIEIAHKNIYFRPKITPIAQETFCIVDIETNGHNPCVHTPIEIGTLKVRNGKVVDCFESFVFNAEIPEYITKITGINAQMLENAPKLASVLEKFKLFLGDSIFVAHNVDFDYNFLSQSLEKCGFGYLYNPRLCTIKLAQRVLQAPRYSLGFLNEFLGINHQNLHRALQDSKTALEIFKICLKKIPKNLYTSKDLLEFVKNTPKVKYATANTESKKNATP
- a CDS encoding carbon starvation CstA family protein, with the translated sequence MNKILSMVIWAIVAFIGAWGFGVLALHKGEQISAVWIVVAAVCIYAIGYRFYSKYIAQKVLGLDDNRATPALTQNDGRDFVPTNKVVLFGHHFAAIAGAGPLVGPILAAQMGYLPSMIWIVVGVVLAGAVHDFTVLFVSMRRNGKSLGEIIKLELGKGVGSIAMVGILGIMMLIIAILALVVVNALAESPWGLFTIAMTIPIAIYMGIHMRFLRPGKIGEASIIGFVLLILSLYYGQVVAENPALAEIFTLSPVTLTYIMIGYGFIAAILPVWFLLAPRDYLSTFLKIGVIVLMAAGILFVAPDIQFPATTKFVDGSGPVFSGQLFPFLFITIACGAISGFHALISSGTTPKMLEKESHARMVGYGSMVMESAVAVMALIAACILTPGLYFSINVAPAGLGTAGITDVTQAAAIAAQTINNFGFVITPEEILGMANNIGENSILSRTGGAPTFAIGLAMIISEIPLFNQGSMAFWYHFAILFEALFILTAVDAGTRAGRFMVQDVLGNVYKPIGNIHSMFWGVIATLICVIGWGYILYQGVTDPQGGVKSLWTLFGVSNQMLAGMALLLVVAVLFKMGKSKQAWVVILPAAWVLISTLYAGILKLLPANGEKIHDAVSHIALWQINSAKAVEAVDPVLAEKFATIATNNLINASLCAFFMFVTCLILIQTIRICIQCTKGENTIPLAESPYLKASDYEGQVATHG
- the hemE gene encoding uroporphyrinogen decarboxylase; the protein is MVFIDACFKKHTPYTPVWFMRQAGRYLSEYKEVRKQAGDFLSLCKNPKLASEVTLQPVEILNVDAAILFSDILVIPLEMGMDLGFFAGEGPKFANPISSTQDLIKLSDNAYEKLSYVYETISLTRQKLAKDKALIGFCGAPWTLATYMIEGEGSKTYVKSKKMLYQNPKFLHEILQKITYNLKYYLEYQIKAGVNAVMVFDSWASALEQDAYLEFGWKYCKEIADFIKDKYPHIPVILFPKGISGFLDRIDGNFDVFGVDWSTPLSSAKEKLGSKYVLQGNLEPCRIYAKDSMLKGAKEILDLMQGSAHIFNLGHGMLPDLPRENAIALVEFIHNYKRF